From the Pseudomonas lalucatii genome, the window CTGCTCGGCATCCCGCACCACCGGCGCCAAGGCCTGCAAGGCCTCGGCCAGACGACCGTGCAGCTGGCCGAGGCGATGCTCGAGGTCCCCGGCCTGGCCGGACTGGCCGATCATCTCGTTGATCTTCACCAGGTCGGCAAAGCTCTCCAGGTCGCGGCGCAGCGCCAGGCTATCGCCGAGCAGGTCGAGGCTGGCCAGGGCCGCCTCGGTGCCGACGAACTGGCGATAGGAGTCGCGCACCAGGTAGAAGTTGGTGACCAGCATGGGCAGGAAGAACAAGACGCTGATCAGGCTGAACTTCATGCCGAAGCTGAGGCGGTTCATCAGCGCGATGGCCGGATACAACACGGTCTTCACAGGACGTCTCCCGTTCTAATTATTGTGGTGTTTGGCGACTCCCTGCACCGCCTTGCGGGCTATGGCAGTCGCGCCTCTTCGGCCCGATCCGCACCCGGCATGAGTCCTGGCACTGCACGCGGTCAGGCGTGACGTCCTATATACCCGTTATCGACGCATTTCTCTGTAACTTAAGGTTAAGCGCGCGGGGCCGCGTCGCCGCGGCCCCGCGCTCAGCCGGACGCGCCTACAGGAACAGCGTCCACAGGGCGAACACCGCGTACCAGAGCACCGCGGCGCGCACCAGCAGCTGCCACAGGCTGTCCAGGCTGGCGACGCCGGCGCTGCCCAGCTCGGGGGCGGGAGTCTCGCAGGCCGCACGCCCGACGTTGATCACCAGCTGCGCGGCGGCGATATCCCAACTCAGCAGCTCATGCAGCAGCGCCCGGTTGACCGCGACGAAATTGCCGACCAGGGCGAAGCTCGCCGCCAGCACCCGCGCCGGCAACCAGTCGAAGGCGTGCCGCAGGTGCACCGCCCGCTCGCGCAACGCGGGTTGCTCGGCGTGCTCGCCGAGCATTGCCAGCAAGCGGTAGGCCAGCGCGGCCAGCGGCCCGAGCAGGACATACCAGAAGATCACGGCGAAGAAGCTCTGGTAGGCCTGCCACAGCATGTGCCCCTGCACCTGCTGCAGCAGTGCGCCCTCGTTCTCGGCCTCCAGGGCCAGGTCGCGCTTGGCCACCAGGTACGCCGCCTCGCTGTCGCCGCGGCGCCAGCTGTCGCGGAACGGGCCGAGCGCCGCCAGCAGGTCGCCCCTCCCGAGGCTGTAGATCAGCACCACCAGATGCACCGGCAACGCCAGCCAGCCGTAGGCCACAGGCTCCAGCAGCGACAGCAGCAGGGTCAGGGCCAGCAGCGGCAGCACCACCAGCAGGGCGATGCCCAGCCACGGGCTCTCGATGAAGTCCGCCTGGCGCTCGGCCTTCGCCAGCAGCCGCAACCAGGGGCCATCCTGCTGGATGGCATTGCGCCAGGAGGAAAACTTCTCGACCCACAGCACCAGCAACAGCACCAGAAAACTCATAACGCCTCCTTCTTTTCCTTCAGCGCGGCGCGCAACCGCGGCCAGTCGAAAGCCGGACCGGGATCGGTCTTGCGGCCCGGGGCGATGTCGCTGTGCCCACAGATGCGCTCCGGGGTGAGCGCCGGATACCCCCTCTGCAATTCCTCGATCAACGCCTGCAAGGCCGCGTACTGCGCCTCGCTGTACGGCTCATCGTCGGTCCCCTCCAGTTCGATGCCGAGGGCAAAATCGTTGCAGTTCTCGCGCCCCCGGTAGCTGGACTGCCCGGCGTGCCAGGCGCGCTCGTTGCAGGAGACGAACTGGGTGACGGCGCCGTCGCGCTCGATGAGGAAATGCGCCGACACCTGCAGCGTGGCGATCGTCGCGAAGTAGGGGTGCTCGTCCGCCGCCAGGCGGTTCTGGAAGAACGCCTGCACCTTGCCGGTGCCGAACTGGCCCGGCGGCAGGCTGATATTGTGGATCACCAGCAGGGACACCTCTCCCTGCGGGCGCGCGTTGAAGTTGGGCGAGGGACAGTGGCGAATGCCGCTGCACCAGCCACTGCGAGGATCCAGCTGCATAACGGCTCCTTGAATGAGCCCCCACTCTAGAGCAGCCGGGCAGCGCGGCCAAGCCTCGTCGAGCGGCCCGGAATCAGGCGCCCTTGAGCCTGCGCAGATTGCCGATCACCGACTCCAGGGCACGATCGAACAACAGCGCGTCATCCAGCAGGCGGACGGCGCAGCGGCGGAACTCCACGGCCAGGCCCATGCGGCTCTTCTCCAGCACCTTCATGCCGGTGCGGTTGACGAAGATGTACTTGCCGGTCGGCCTGATCACCGCCGCCAGCTTGCAGCGCAGCTTGTGCTCGTCGTCCTCCTGGAACTCGACCCAGCTGCCCACCCGCAGGTTGTCGACCTGCTGCAGCGACTCGTCGTCGTCCGCCAGCACCACCTCGGCCTCCAGCGGCCGCGGCGCGCCCGGCGCCTGCAGGACGATCTCCTCGACCACCGCGACCATCTGCGGCGCAGCGGCGTCCGGCTCGGCCGCCTCGGCCGGCAACTCCAGCAGGGGCAGGTCGATACCGACCTCGGCCAGGGCGGCGCGCTGGGCGTCGTCGACCTCCGCCCCGACCGGCGGCCGCTTGAACCGCTGGAACGCCTGAACATGCAGGGCCTCCAGCTGGCTGAAGAAGTCCCCGGTGGAGAAGGGGTCGAACGCCGCGCTGGCCATGCCCTCGCGCAGGGCCTTGAGCAGCCCGGGCACCAGCTCCAGCAGGCGCAGGCGCGCCTGCTGGTCTTCGTGCGGCGTCACGCTCCACACCAGGTCGTCCATGGTCGCCAGGGCCTCCTGCCACTCGGCCGATTCCACCCCGTGCTTCAGGCAGGCCAGCATCAGCACCTTGCTCCAGGCCTCCCGCAGCAGGCGCACCACCACCTCCGGCAGGGTCTTGCCGAGCAGCCGCTGGTTGAGCGCCTGCTCGACCTGGCGCCGGGCCAGCTCGGCCCTGGCGCTGCCCTCCTCGGCGTCGCGGGTACGCTGCTCGAGCAACTCGCTGCGGCGGCGCTCGTCGCCGGTGAAGGCGAGGAAATCGGCGAGCAACTCGGAAAAGATCGCCGGATCGTCGACGAAGTCGTTGAGCAGGCGCTGCACCACCTGCTCGATCTTCTGGTACAGGCTGTCGCGCTGGGCGTCGCCCTGCTCGCTCCAGCCCAGCGCCGCCGAGGCGATCTCGTTGAGCAGGCGCCGCGCCGGATGACTGCCTCGGCCGAAGAAGGTCTTGTCGAGCACCGCGACCTTGAGCATGGGAATCTGCAAGCGGCCGATCAGCGCCTTCAACGAATCCGGCAGGGTGCGATCGTCGAGGATGAACTCGAACAGCATCGCCACCAGATTGATCACATCCTCGTCGACCTCGCCGACCACCCGGGCCTTGCCGCTCTTGGCGCTGGCGCGGGTCAACAGGCTGCCCAGCTGCTCGCGCAGGTCGAAATCAGCGCCGTCCTGCGTCGGCGCCCGCTGCTGCATGTAGGACAGCAGGCGCATCAGGTCGTGACTGGAAATGGGCAGGGCATCGCCCGGCAACTCGCGCCGCGGCATGGCGCTGCCGCGGGCCTGGGAAAGCAGCTGCTGCAGGGCACCGAACACCTCCTGCACGCTCTGCTCGGCCTGCTCGCCGAGAGCAGCCTGCGCCGCGCCCCCCTCCCCCGGCAGCGGCGCTGCCGCGCGCCCGGGTTGACGGCGCGGCGCGGGCGACTTCAACTCCGGCAGCACGCCCGCGGCGATCAAGGCCTGGTTGGCCTCGGCATAGAGCTGGTCGAGACTCCCCAGCACATACTTCTCGAACAGCTTGAGGATGATCAGCTTGACCTTGATCTCCACGCCCAGGCCGCCGCACGCCTCCAGGAAGGCCTCGCACAGGGCGGTCGGCCCGAGCGGGTTGCTGCGGTCGTCGAGCTTCCTGCTGACCATGGCATTGAGCCGCGTGCTCAGGTGAGTCACCGCCGAGCCGTCTCGGCTCATGACCTTGGCGACCATGGCGTCCAGCGCCACCGTCTCCTCCAGCTCGTCGTTCTGCACCAGGGACAGGTTGTCGAACGACACCGCGTCCAGCGCCGGAGGCGCGGCGGGCTCGTACTGGTTGAGGACGGAAAAGGACTCGAAGACCCGCTGAAAAAAGCCGCGCTCGATATTCTTGCGTTTCAGGCGCAGGTCGCGCATGGCCTCGAAGAAAGCGTTCTGCTCGGCGTTGCTGGTGGCCCGGTCGGCCATCTCGAACAACGTATCGTCGGCATTGTCGAACAGCGCCTGCAGCGCCTGCTTGAGCTGGTGCGCAGCCTGGTCACGCATCTGGATGAGCGCCACGGGCAGTCTTCCTACCGGCGAAGTGGGCGGTTGCTCAGCGGCCACCTTGTTCAGGTGCACCACCTTCGCATCAGTCTTCATTGCAAGCCTCCTGCAGATCGCATCTCGAGGGCATAGCGATCTGCACAGCGATCAACTGGGCGCCGTCCATGGAGTCAATTTACTGGCGCCAACAATCCGAAAAGTAAAGGCATTATAGGGACACCCCGGCGCGCACCGAGCAGCCTTCTACTGCAGATATGACCCAGGTCACAGATGTATCGCGCCAGCCTCCCGACGGCCAGCGGCACTCGACAAGCGCACCCTGCAAAGCCATGCGGCACCCTCGAGCCACCGCACAACGACGCAGGCGCAACCCTTTAACGATAGCAGCAGGCCGCTCGACCCGGCCGAAATACGGACAGCCGCCCACCCATGCAACCGCTCGATCCCGCTGCAAGCCGAGCCGGCTGTCTCTATAATCGCCCCACCCAGACAGCGGAGCCCGTCATGCCCAACCTTACCCTCGCCGACCTGACCGCCGAAATCGAGGCCAACGTGCGCCGCGCCCTGAGCGAGGACATCGGCAGCGGCGACATCACCGCCCAGCTGATCCCGGCCCAGCGCCTGGCCCACGCCACGGTGATCACCCGCGAGACGGCGGTGGTCTGCGGCACTGCCTGGGTCGACGCGGTATTCCGCCAGCTCGACCCGCGGGTCACGGTGCACTGGGAAGTCGCCGACGGCGAGCGGGTCGTCGCCAACCAGGCGCTGTTCCACCTGGAAGGCCCGGCCCGCGCCCTGCTCAGCGGCGAGCGCAGCGCCCTGAACTTCCTGCAGACGCTGTCGGCCGTGGCCAGCCGCTGCCAGCACTACGCCGACCTGGTGCAGGGCACCGCGGTGAAACTACTCGACACCCGCAAGACCCTGCCCGGCCTGCGCCTGGCGCAGAAATACGCGGTCACCTGCGGCGGCTGCCACAACCACCGCATCGGCCTGTACGACGCCTTCCTGATCAAGGAAAACCACATCGCCGCCTGCGGCGGCATCGTCCAGGCGGTACAGGC encodes:
- the nadC gene encoding carboxylating nicotinate-nucleotide diphosphorylase; the protein is MPNLTLADLTAEIEANVRRALSEDIGSGDITAQLIPAQRLAHATVITRETAVVCGTAWVDAVFRQLDPRVTVHWEVADGERVVANQALFHLEGPARALLSGERSALNFLQTLSAVASRCQHYADLVQGTAVKLLDTRKTLPGLRLAQKYAVTCGGCHNHRIGLYDAFLIKENHIAACGGIVQAVQAAQRIAPGKPIEVEVESLEELREALAAGADIVMLDELSLEDMRQAVAITQGRAKLEASGGVNESTLRTIAETGVDYVSIGTLTKDVKAVDLSMRLSL
- the ampE gene encoding regulatory signaling modulator protein AmpE, which produces MSFLVLLLVLWVEKFSSWRNAIQQDGPWLRLLAKAERQADFIESPWLGIALLVVLPLLALTLLLSLLEPVAYGWLALPVHLVVLIYSLGRGDLLAALGPFRDSWRRGDSEAAYLVAKRDLALEAENEGALLQQVQGHMLWQAYQSFFAVIFWYVLLGPLAALAYRLLAMLGEHAEQPALRERAVHLRHAFDWLPARVLAASFALVGNFVAVNRALLHELLSWDIAAAQLVINVGRAACETPAPELGSAGVASLDSLWQLLVRAAVLWYAVFALWTLFL
- the ampD gene encoding 1,6-anhydro-N-acetylmuramyl-L-alanine amidase AmpD codes for the protein MQLDPRSGWCSGIRHCPSPNFNARPQGEVSLLVIHNISLPPGQFGTGKVQAFFQNRLAADEHPYFATIATLQVSAHFLIERDGAVTQFVSCNERAWHAGQSSYRGRENCNDFALGIELEGTDDEPYSEAQYAALQALIEELQRGYPALTPERICGHSDIAPGRKTDPGPAFDWPRLRAALKEKKEAL
- a CDS encoding DUF1631 domain-containing protein, translated to MKTDAKVVHLNKVAAEQPPTSPVGRLPVALIQMRDQAAHQLKQALQALFDNADDTLFEMADRATSNAEQNAFFEAMRDLRLKRKNIERGFFQRVFESFSVLNQYEPAAPPALDAVSFDNLSLVQNDELEETVALDAMVAKVMSRDGSAVTHLSTRLNAMVSRKLDDRSNPLGPTALCEAFLEACGGLGVEIKVKLIILKLFEKYVLGSLDQLYAEANQALIAAGVLPELKSPAPRRQPGRAAAPLPGEGGAAQAALGEQAEQSVQEVFGALQQLLSQARGSAMPRRELPGDALPISSHDLMRLLSYMQQRAPTQDGADFDLREQLGSLLTRASAKSGKARVVGEVDEDVINLVAMLFEFILDDRTLPDSLKALIGRLQIPMLKVAVLDKTFFGRGSHPARRLLNEIASAALGWSEQGDAQRDSLYQKIEQVVQRLLNDFVDDPAIFSELLADFLAFTGDERRRSELLEQRTRDAEEGSARAELARRQVEQALNQRLLGKTLPEVVVRLLREAWSKVLMLACLKHGVESAEWQEALATMDDLVWSVTPHEDQQARLRLLELVPGLLKALREGMASAAFDPFSTGDFFSQLEALHVQAFQRFKRPPVGAEVDDAQRAALAEVGIDLPLLELPAEAAEPDAAAPQMVAVVEEIVLQAPGAPRPLEAEVVLADDDESLQQVDNLRVGSWVEFQEDDEHKLRCKLAAVIRPTGKYIFVNRTGMKVLEKSRMGLAVEFRRCAVRLLDDALLFDRALESVIGNLRRLKGA